A window from Drosophila subobscura isolate 14011-0131.10 chromosome O, UCBerk_Dsub_1.0, whole genome shotgun sequence encodes these proteins:
- the LOC117898860 gene encoding tubulin polyglutamylase TTLL5, translating into MPSSLCETVTNSVDSLEFPKHDDWITSGKMGSRDAVLVFRTNILNPKTRKNLSESYSSPVLPESSSNVESTNVSRKGEHDMSSLSLPSCSNEALNGSKQRKIYVSFRNSVHIKQTENSDFQNTAKKINKQYSSSDASMSSEGEEPTRNIQNKFRALKNIPNDINSNLAEDATKESGYDSATPAKSITNISASEEDECATEDDEECGIVMPAYKLKITYKFIQTETKLLRKIFDVHGLREVEGDSNFNLLWTGVHMKLDILRNLAPYQRVNHFPRSYELTRKDRLYKNIERMQHLRGMKHFDIVPQSFILPLEARDLIIAHNKHRGPWIVKPAASSRGRGIFIVNSPDQIPQDEQVLVSKYIVDPLCIDGHKCDLRVYVLVTSFDPLIIYLYKEGIVRLATVRYDRHADNLWNPCMHLCNYSINKYHSDYIRSSDAQDEDVGHKWTLSALLRHLKMQGCDTHQLMLNIEDLIIKAILACAQTIISACRMFVPNGNNCFELYGFDILIDNSLKPWLLEVNLSPSMGVDSPLDTKVKACLIADLLTCVGIPAYSPEMRSHYDSKWSRFRSSSCQRSINVPSGQHKIKKNKKKGSVSTDQLTGEEQRILRNARLQYSRRGGFERIFPTDDSMQRYGNFLDSTNGIPISTPNVQGQTFQTLIMQHNYNQMLHSNLYCHDTSDIIDDNLEKSRIKQYERALETGSEIPFVKKPAVEKSEEEGRRQRKLMLKKIGNGSELTQFQARQTFSLYLEYVLRRLTQDPKDNHEKIVLKFLNKFGGSVKPPVLFRNTQSIKVISKARSAMVAKLLGDFLENYKRDTEAYVDSFDHFGMIPSSAYNQFLTHAQESDLEAILTLHTNVTGIMPFLYNRCGLSVPPTPPIPSGLHGFLRALPSMVSSSGIAREVSKYDGYFRNIDKDYENVQEISIRPKSSRRF; encoded by the exons ATGCCTTCTTCACTATGTGAAACGGTTACAAACTCCGT AGACAGTTTAGAATTTCCAAAACATGATGATTGGATTACAAGTGGAAAAATGGGCTCACGGGATGCAGTCCTGGTGTTTCGAACAAATATACTCAATCCAAAAACGAGAAAGAATTTATCGGAAAGCTACTCCTCGCCAGTGTTGCCAGAGAGCAGTTCGAATGTGGAGTCTACCAATGTTTCCCGAAAAGGTGAACATGACATGAGTTCCTTATCACTACCATCTTGCAGTAACGAAGCCTTGAATGGTTCAAAACAGCGAAAGATCTATGTATCATTTAGAAACTCAGTCCATATTAAGCAAACCGAAAACTCGGACTTTCAAAACACTGCAAAAAAGATAAATAAGCAATATTCTTCAAGCGATGCGTCTATGTCAAGCGAAGGAGAGGAACCTACgcgaaatatacaaaataaatttcggGCACTAAAAAATATTCCGAATGACATAAACTCGAACTTAGCAGAAGATGCAACAAAGGAAAGTGGCTACGATTCCGCAACACCTGCCAAATCAATAACAAACATCAGCGCAAGTGAGGAAGATGAATGTGCTACCGAGGACGACGAAGAATGTGGGATTGTTATGCCGGCATACAAACTGAAAATCACGTATAAGTTTATTCAAACGGAAACAAAATTGCTCAGAAAGATATTTGACGTGCATGGCCTTAGAGAAGTTGAGGGTGATAGtaatttcaatttactttGGACTGGGGTTCACATGAAATTGGATATCCTGAGAAATTTAGCGCCGTATCAAAGAGTCAACCATTTCCCTAG ATCCTACGAGTTAACCCGGAAAGATAGGCTCTATAAAAATATCGAGCGCATGCAACATCTTCGTGGAATGAAACATTTTGACATTGTGCCACAATCCTTTATTCTTCCGTTGGAAGCACGAGACTTAATTATAGCGCATAATAAACACCGAGGCCCATGGATAGTAAAACCAGCAGCATCAAGTAGAGGCAGAGGAATCTTTATTGTAAACTCg CCAGATCAAATTCCTCAGGATGAACAAGTGCTTGTATCCAAGTATATTGTTGATCCGCTTTGTATTGATGGCCACAAGTGTGATTTACGAGTGTATGTTTTAGTTACATCTTTTGATCCTCTTATTATTTACCTTTACAAAGAGGGCATAGTAAGATTAGCCACAGTCAGATACGATAGACACGCTGATAATCTATGGAATCCGTGTATGCATCTTTGCAATTACAGCATCAATAAATACCATTCGGACTATATAAGATCGTCAGATGCCCAAGATGAGGATGTCGGCCATAAGTGGACGTTATCGGCTCTCTTGAGGCACCTCAAAATGCAGGGCTGTGATACTCATCAGCTAATGCTGAATATAGAagatttaataataaaagctATTCTTGCCTGTGCTCAAACAATTATTTCAGCATGCAGAATGTTCGTTCCCAATGGAAATAACTGTTTTGAACTATATGGATTTGATATTCTAATCGACAATTCACTAAAGCCTTGGTTACTAGAAGTGAATCTTTCGCCATCAATGGGGGTAGATAGTCCCTTGGATACAAAAGTAAAGGCATGCCTAATTGCTGATTTATTGACTTGCGTTGGCATCCCAGCATATAGTCCAGAGATGAGATCCCATTATGACAGCAAATGGTCGCGATTCCGCAGTTCTAGTTGTCAAAGGAGTATTAATGTTCCCAGTGGCCAAcataaaatcaaaaagaataagaaaaaagGATCAGTTAGCACTGATCAACTCACTGGTGAAGAACAGCGCATATTACGAAATGCTCGCTTACAATATTCCCGTCGAGGAGGATTTGAACGCATATTTCCTACAGATGACTCAATGCAGCGGTATGGTAACTTTTTAGATTCTACAAATGGTATTCCGATCTCTACACCAAACGTACAAGGTCAGACATTCCAAACATTAATTATGCAGCATAACTATAACCAAATGCTTCACTCAAACTTATACTGCCATGATACGAGTGATATTATAGATGATAATTTAGAAAAAAGTCGTATTAAACAATACGAACGAGCTTTGGAGACTGGTTCTGAAATTCCATTTGTAAAGAAGCCTGCAGTAGAGAAATCCGAAGAGGAAGGTAGAAGGCAACGAAAGCTGATGCTTAAAAAAATTGGTAATGGGTCGGAGCTAACGCAGTTTCAAGCGCGGCAAACTTTCAGCTTGTACCTGGAATATGTTTTAAGACGTCTAACCCAAGATCCCAAAGACAATCATGAAAAAATTGTACTGAAATTTTTAAACAAGTTTGGAGGATCTGTGAAACCGCCAGTGTTATTTAGAAATACTCAGAGCATAAAAGTTATAAGCAAAGCACGTTCAGCAATGGTAGCTAAGCTTCTTGGAGACTTTCtggaaaattataaaagaGACACAGAAGCATATGTGGACTCGTTTGATCATTTTGGAATGATCCCATCTAGTGCTTATAATCAATTTTTAACGCACGCTCAAGAGTCCGATTTAGAAGCAATCCTCACTCTCCATACCAATGTTACTGGAATTATGCCATTTCTGTATAATCGCTGTGGGCTATCAGTGCCACCTACTCCACCCATTCCGTCCGGCTTGCATGGTTTTTTGAGAGCTCTTCCGTCGATGGTATCATCTTCTGGTATAGCTAGAGAAGTTAGCAAATATGATGGATATTTCAGAAATATTGATAAGGATTATGAAAATGTACAAGAAATATCTATAAGGCCCAAGAGTTCAAGGAGATTTTGA